Proteins found in one Lycium ferocissimum isolate CSIRO_LF1 chromosome 6, AGI_CSIRO_Lferr_CH_V1, whole genome shotgun sequence genomic segment:
- the LOC132060695 gene encoding monothiol glutaredoxin-S6-like, translated as MDAVNRLGAESPVVIFSKSNCCMSHSIETLIRNFGANPTVYKLDELEQGKKMEKALIEMGCNPSTPAIFIGKEFVGGSDEVMSLNVKGKLKELLIKANAIWV; from the coding sequence ATGGATGCAGTGAATAGATTAGGAGCAGAAAGCCCAGTGGTGATATTCAGCAAGAGCAATTGTTGCATGTCTCACAGTATTGAAACCCTAATTCGTAATTTTGGGGCGAATCCAACGGTGTATAAGCTTGATGAACTTGAGCAAGGAAAGAAGATGGAGAAAGCATTGATTGAAATGGGTTGCAATCCAAGCACTCCAGCTATATTTATTGGGAAAGAGTTTGTTGGTGGTTCTGATGAAGTGATGAGTCTCAATGTTAAAGGCAAGTTGAAGGAACTGCTCATTAAGGCTAATGCTATTTGGGTATAA
- the LOC132059423 gene encoding 4-alpha-glucanotransferase, chloroplastic/amyloplastic yields MAIPTCFSLITPSSFSSPKLNNIFHSPIPKLSKPTFSFHGKRLRYQNGNVVPCVGEDLPMEYADWLPKRQLSDRRRAGVLLHPTSFPGPYGIGDLGPQAFRFLDWLNLSGCSLWQVLPLVPPGKRANEDGSPYSGQDANCGNTLLISLEELVDDGLLKKEELPEPIAADRVNYSTISEIKDPLITKAAKRLLSSEGELKDQLENFRRDPNISSWLEDAAYFAAIDNSLNTISWYDWPEPLKNRHLAALEEVYQSEKDFIDIFIAQQFLFQRQWKKVRDYARSKGISIMGDMPIYVGYHSADVWANKKQFLLNRKGFPLIVSGVPPDAFSETGQLWGSPLYDWKAMKKEGFSWWVRRIRRATDLFDEFRIDHFRGFAGFWAVPSEAKVAMLGRWKVGPGKPLFDAIFQAVGKINIIAEDLGVITTDVVQLRKSIEAPGMAVLQFAFGSDAENPHLPHNHEQNQVVYTGTHDNDTIRGWWNILPQEEKSNVLKYLSNIEEEEISWGLIKAAVSSVARIAIIPMQDVLGLGSDSRMNIPATQFGNWSWRIPSSTSFDSLDAEAKKLRDILATYGRL; encoded by the exons ATGGCGATTCCAACTTGTTTCTCACTAATAacaccttcttctttttcttctcccaAATTGAATAACATTTTCCACTctcccatcccaaaattatctAAACCCACTTTCAGTTTCCATGGAAAAAGATTACGGTATCAAAACGGCAACGTTGTTCCTTGTGTAGGCGAGGATTTACCGATGGAGTATGCTGATTGGTTGCCCAAACGGCAGTTAAGTGATCGTAGAAGAGCTGGTGTGTTACTCCATCCGACGTCGTTTCCTGGACCATATGGTATTGGTGATCTTGGTCCTCAGGCTTTCAGGTTTCTTGATTGGCTCAATCTTTCTGGTTGCTCCCTTTGGCAG GTTCTTCCGCTTGTACCACCTGGAAAGAGAGCCAATGAAGATGGATCACCCTATTCAGGGCAG GATGCAAATTGTGGAAACACccttttgatttctcttgaagaACTTGTTGATGATGGTTTATTAAAGAAGGAGGAGCTTCCGGAGCCAAT AGCTGCGGACCGTGTCAATTACTCGACTATTTCTGAGATAAAAGATCCTTTAATAACCAAG GCAGCAAAGAGACTTCTCTCCAGTGAAGGGGAACTGAAAGACCAGCTCGAGAACTTTCGCCGGGATCCAAATATTTCGA GTTGGCTGGAGGATGCGGCTTATTTTGCTGCCATAGACAACTCTTTAAACACTATTAGCTGGTATGATTGGCCTGAACCATTGAAAAATCGCCATCTTGCAGCTCTAGAAGAAGTTTATCAAAGTGAAAAGGATTTT ATTGACATATTCATAGCACAGCAGTTTTTATTCCAAAGACAATGGAAAAAGGTTCGTGACTATGCACGATCCAAAGGAATCAGTATAATGGGAGACATGCCAATATATGTTGGATATCACAGTGCTGATGTTTGGGCCAATAAGAAACAATTTTTGCTG AATAGGAAAGGTTTCCCTCTTATAGTTAGTGGTGTTCCTCCAGACGCTTTTAGTGAAACTGGTCAACTATGGGGCAG CCCTCTCTATGATTGGAAAGCCATGAAGAAGGAGGGATTTTCATGGTGGGTACGCCGGATTCGACGTGCAACGGATCTTTTTGATGAATTTAGGATAGATCACTTTAGAGGATTTGCTGGATTTTGGGCTGTTCCTTCTG AAGCAAAAGTCGCAATGCTGGGGCGTTGGAAA GTGGGACCTGGAAAACCTTTGTTTGATGCTATATTCCAAGCTGTTGGGAAGATAAATATTATAGCAGAAGACTTG GGAGTAATCACCACGGACGTTGTTCAGCTAAGAAAGTCCATTGAGGCACCTGGAATGGCCGTACTCCAGTTTG CATTTGGCAGTGATGCTGAAAACCCTCATTTGCCTCACAATCATGAGCAGAACCAAGTTGTGTATACTGGAACACATGACAATGATACG ATCCGAGGTTGGTGGAACATCTTGCCACAGGAAGAGAAATCCAAT GTACTAAAGTATTTATCAAACATTGAGGAAGAGGAAATATCGTGGGGCCTGATCAAAGCTGCAGTTTCTTCTGTAGCCCGTATTGCAATTATACCAATGCAGGATGTCCTTGGTCTTGGGAGTGATTCTAGAATGAATATTCCAGCCACTCAG TTTGGAAACTGGAGTTGGAGGATACCTAGTTCTACCAGCTTTGACAGCTTGGATGCCGAAGCAAAGAAGCTAAGAGATATACTTGCAACTTATGGGCGGTTATGA